The following coding sequences lie in one Methylotuvimicrobium alcaliphilum 20Z genomic window:
- a CDS encoding F0F1 ATP synthase subunit delta, with protein MSELATLARPYAEAAFKRAKEIGATAQWSDNLAFLSAVLSDSNIALAADNPKIAKESFLNLMLDICGEHLDQEGKNFLKLLIQNNRLKLAAQIAKIYEQFRADDEGYSEVQVISAYPLTEDEQGNLVSRLERWLNKQVRLDIWNDRSLIGGVLIRAGDKVIDGTVKGQLLHMQKALQ; from the coding sequence ATGAGCGAACTGGCAACATTGGCGCGCCCTTATGCGGAGGCGGCTTTCAAACGAGCGAAGGAAATCGGCGCGACAGCACAATGGTCCGATAATTTGGCGTTTTTGTCTGCGGTCTTGAGCGACTCTAATATTGCGCTGGCAGCCGATAATCCGAAAATCGCTAAAGAAAGTTTTTTAAACTTGATGTTGGACATCTGCGGCGAACATCTCGATCAGGAAGGTAAAAACTTTCTAAAACTGCTCATCCAAAATAATCGGCTGAAATTGGCCGCGCAAATTGCAAAAATTTACGAGCAATTCAGAGCGGACGATGAAGGATACTCCGAAGTTCAGGTCATATCCGCTTACCCTTTGACGGAAGACGAGCAAGGCAACTTAGTATCCAGATTGGAGCGTTGGCTGAATAAGCAAGTTCGTTTGGATATCTGGAACGACCGGTCGCTGATCGGTGGTGTACTAATCCGTGCCGGAGATAAGGTGATCGACGGAACCGTCAAAGGCCAGCTTCTTCACATGCAGAAAGCTCTACAGTGA
- a CDS encoding F0F1 ATP synthase subunit B produces MSINATLIGQMITFALLVWFTMKFVWPPLYQSLEERKKRIADGLAAAEKGQEEMELAEKRAVNVLKEAKEQSSDIVNLAQKRANEIVEESKDAAKKEGERLLVAAQAQIDQELQQVKESLRKEVSSLALNAAEQILSAEIDQAKHQEILNKVSNQIG; encoded by the coding sequence GTGAGTATCAATGCTACTCTGATTGGTCAAATGATTACATTCGCACTTCTGGTATGGTTTACCATGAAGTTCGTTTGGCCCCCACTGTATCAATCCCTGGAAGAGCGGAAGAAGAGAATAGCCGACGGATTGGCGGCGGCCGAAAAAGGCCAGGAAGAAATGGAATTGGCCGAGAAAAGGGCCGTCAATGTCCTCAAAGAAGCCAAAGAGCAGTCTTCAGATATCGTCAATCTGGCGCAAAAACGGGCCAATGAAATTGTCGAGGAGTCGAAAGACGCCGCTAAGAAAGAAGGCGAACGCTTACTTGTCGCCGCTCAAGCGCAGATCGATCAAGAATTGCAGCAAGTCAAAGAAAGTTTGCGTAAGGAAGTCTCTTCCTTGGCACTGAATGCGGCAGAACAAATTTTAAGCGCGGAAATCGATCAAGCCAAACACCAAGAAATCTTGAATAAAGTTTCCAATCAAATAGGTTAA